In a genomic window of Melopsittacus undulatus isolate bMelUnd1 chromosome 1, bMelUnd1.mat.Z, whole genome shotgun sequence:
- the NT5C3A gene encoding cytosolic 5'-nucleotidase 3A isoform X4 — protein MDRTAVAKMGAVASASVCVLVGGVVLAQYIFTMKKKTACMQALRLWTLLATYAVAVGQNQGQKNQECPKLNAQMPEFQKKTVHIKDPGRVEEIICGLIKGGAAKLQIITDFDMTLSRFSYNGKRCPTCHNIIDNSKLITEECRKKLLQLKETYYAIEIDPALTIEEKYPYMVEWYNKSHALLIEQGLQKDKFAEVVRESDVMLKEGYENFFDKLSEHNIPVFIFSAGIGDILEEVIHQAGVYHPNVKVVSNFMDFDENGVLKGFKGELIHVYNKHDGALKNTEYFKQLKDNSNIILLGDSQGDLSMADGVANVEHILKIGYLNDKVDELLEKYMDSYDIVLVKDESLEVANSILQKIL, from the exons ATGGACAGGACCGCCGTGGCGAAGATGGGCGCGGTGGCTAGCGCCAGCGTGTGCGTGCTGGTCGGCGGGGTGGTGCTGGCGCAGTACATCTTCACCATGAAGAAGAAGA CAGCCTGCATGCAAGCCCTGCGTCTCTGGACTCTGCTTGCCACCTATGCTGTTGCAGTAGGACAAAATCAAGGACAGAAGAATCAGGAGTGCCCTAAGCTCAACGCACAG ATGCCAGAGTTTCAGAAGAAGACTGTCCACATTAAGGACCCAGGGAGAGTAGAGGAGATTATTTGTGGCCTCATCAAAGGTGGAGCTGCCAAACTTCAG ATTATTACAGATTTTGATATGACATTAAGTAGATTTTCCTACAATGGAAAACGATGTCCAACTTGCCATA ACATCATTGATAACTCTAAGCTCATCACAGAAGAATGTCGGAAAAAG ttatTGCAGCTGAAAGAAACCTATTACGCCATTGAAATTGATCCAGCTCTCACTATTGAAGAAAAATATCCGTATATGGTAGAATG GTACAATAAATCTCATGCACTTCTCATTGAACAAGGCTTACAAAAGGATAAGTTTGCAGAAGTTGTGAGGGAATCTGATGTTATGCTGAA AGAAGGATATGAGAACTTCTTTGATAAGCTCAGTGAACATAATATCCCTGTGTTCATATTTTCTGCTGGGATTGGGGACATTCTTGAGGAAGTTATCCACCAGGCTGGGGTCTACCATCCTAATGTCAAAGTGGTTTCCAATTTCATGGATTTTGATGAAAAT gGGGTATTGAAAGGATTTAAAGGAGAATTGATTCATGTTTACAACAAACATGATGGTGCCTTGAAGAATACAGAGTACTTCAAGCAACTAAAAGACAACAGTAACATCATACTGCTGGGCGATTCTCAAGGAGACTTGAGTATGGCAGATGGAGTAGCAAACGTTGAACACATCCTTAAAATTGGCTATCTCAACGATAAA
- the NT5C3A gene encoding cytosolic 5'-nucleotidase 3A isoform X1 yields the protein MDRTAVAKMGAVASASVCVLVGGVVLAQYIFTMKKKTGRKTKIIEMMPEFQKKTVHIKDPGRVEEIICGLIKGGAAKLQIITDFDMTLSRFSYNGKRCPTCHNIIDNSKLITEECRKKLLQLKETYYAIEIDPALTIEEKYPYMVEWYNKSHALLIEQGLQKDKFAEVVRESDVMLKEGYENFFDKLSEHNIPVFIFSAGIGDILEEVIHQAGVYHPNVKVVSNFMDFDENGVLKGFKGELIHVYNKHDGALKNTEYFKQLKDNSNIILLGDSQGDLSMADGVANVEHILKIGYLNDKVDELLEKYMDSYDIVLVKDESLEVANSILQKIL from the exons ATGGACAGGACCGCCGTGGCGAAGATGGGCGCGGTGGCTAGCGCCAGCGTGTGCGTGCTGGTCGGCGGGGTGGTGCTGGCGCAGTACATCTTCACCATGAAGAAGAAGACGGGGAGGAAGACCAAGATCATCGAGATG ATGCCAGAGTTTCAGAAGAAGACTGTCCACATTAAGGACCCAGGGAGAGTAGAGGAGATTATTTGTGGCCTCATCAAAGGTGGAGCTGCCAAACTTCAG ATTATTACAGATTTTGATATGACATTAAGTAGATTTTCCTACAATGGAAAACGATGTCCAACTTGCCATA ACATCATTGATAACTCTAAGCTCATCACAGAAGAATGTCGGAAAAAG ttatTGCAGCTGAAAGAAACCTATTACGCCATTGAAATTGATCCAGCTCTCACTATTGAAGAAAAATATCCGTATATGGTAGAATG GTACAATAAATCTCATGCACTTCTCATTGAACAAGGCTTACAAAAGGATAAGTTTGCAGAAGTTGTGAGGGAATCTGATGTTATGCTGAA AGAAGGATATGAGAACTTCTTTGATAAGCTCAGTGAACATAATATCCCTGTGTTCATATTTTCTGCTGGGATTGGGGACATTCTTGAGGAAGTTATCCACCAGGCTGGGGTCTACCATCCTAATGTCAAAGTGGTTTCCAATTTCATGGATTTTGATGAAAAT gGGGTATTGAAAGGATTTAAAGGAGAATTGATTCATGTTTACAACAAACATGATGGTGCCTTGAAGAATACAGAGTACTTCAAGCAACTAAAAGACAACAGTAACATCATACTGCTGGGCGATTCTCAAGGAGACTTGAGTATGGCAGATGGAGTAGCAAACGTTGAACACATCCTTAAAATTGGCTATCTCAACGATAAA